A window from Temnothorax longispinosus isolate EJ_2023e chromosome 1, Tlon_JGU_v1, whole genome shotgun sequence encodes these proteins:
- the LOC139820597 gene encoding terpene synthase-like — protein sequence MTDSREVIPFYCSPSGDPEQDKELLEPFEYIQTVENNRCTKLTVAFNHWLRISPDKLRQINDIISIVYNVCILSYRLLVVET from the exons ATGACGGACTCAAGGGAAGTCATACCATTCTATTGTTCGCCAAGCGGTGACCCGGAGCAGGATAAG GAACTTTTGGAGCCGTTCGAATACATTCAAACTGTGGAAAATAATAGATGCACAAAATTAACGGTGGCGTTTAACCATTGGCTAAGGATATCACCTGATAAACTGCGTCAAATCAATGACATAATAAGCATCGTCTACAACGTGTGCATTTT GAGCTACAGACTACTCGTTGTGGAAACTTAG